The Deltaproteobacteria bacterium genome has a segment encoding these proteins:
- a CDS encoding DUF393 domain-containing protein, translating to MPAAPAAETVDSPAHKSSSLSWTFWFGQMDLRPLALFRIVFALFIAYDLLDLLFIATQFFSDSGVMPRVSLLTSMARANRFALSDVLGPVEVVYVYWAIAFALSIMVALGYRTRLTTVLLYLFVAGFNERLPELFDGSDSVIRLSLFWLCFAPSGNRYSLDALRAQQKGIELPKTASAITSRILQAQIAWVYICSALHKTGGNTWHLLDQTGNHLDLSNSALHYVLHLNHVFARPWASVLADYPIPMAFGTVFTMIFEGGFIFLVFSPILNKWTKALGLLMGVALHGGIALTVNVGLFSYLMPVTYFIFFEPAWTEWVIDQLARLCGKGAPTAVIYDGKCAACARGVETLRSMDRFGKLELVDVRSGQLPKAAEAIKRNELEGSLHAVLSDGTLVAGWPALRAALRRTPGGFVVGQLGGLPFFAQLGGVIYSWASQNRHARAKVEAWTPELPALRAPVLPVPERVYRTSRDLLQLAALVLFISAAWYASPQPGRRYLPMAAERAVQWTSIWNIWDMFSPEPLRTDYHLRAPAEYSDGSTEDLFGGPVDGPGEVRGFWFTRWWKYLENVTQGAKVIQEEWARWQCKQHNWGDGPREHGGKTLYRFRLLRDNQIIPPIGQPWPPVQTAEIVNWRCFDKPDDKGQRPSSLPQAEGNNAPPPRPPLISPAPH from the coding sequence GTGCCCGCTGCGCCCGCCGCCGAGACCGTCGACTCGCCCGCCCACAAGAGCAGCTCGCTGAGCTGGACCTTCTGGTTCGGACAGATGGATCTGCGCCCGCTGGCGCTCTTCCGCATCGTCTTCGCGCTCTTCATCGCCTACGACCTGCTGGACCTGCTCTTCATCGCCACCCAGTTCTTCAGCGACTCGGGGGTGATGCCCCGCGTCTCGCTGCTCACCAGCATGGCGCGCGCCAACCGCTTCGCGCTCTCGGACGTGCTCGGCCCGGTGGAAGTGGTCTACGTGTACTGGGCCATCGCGTTCGCGCTGAGCATCATGGTGGCCCTCGGCTACCGCACGCGGCTCACCACCGTGCTGCTCTACCTGTTCGTCGCGGGCTTCAACGAGCGGCTCCCCGAGCTCTTCGACGGCTCGGACTCGGTCATCCGGCTCTCGCTGTTCTGGCTCTGCTTCGCGCCCTCGGGGAACCGCTACTCGCTCGACGCCTTGCGCGCGCAGCAGAAGGGCATCGAGCTCCCGAAGACGGCGAGCGCCATCACCAGCCGCATCCTCCAGGCGCAGATCGCGTGGGTGTACATCTGCTCGGCGCTTCACAAGACCGGCGGCAACACCTGGCACCTTCTCGACCAGACGGGCAACCACCTCGACCTCTCCAACTCGGCGCTGCACTACGTGCTGCACCTGAACCACGTCTTCGCGCGGCCCTGGGCCTCGGTGCTCGCCGACTACCCGATCCCCATGGCGTTCGGGACGGTGTTCACGATGATCTTCGAGGGCGGGTTCATCTTCCTGGTCTTCTCGCCCATCCTGAACAAGTGGACCAAGGCCCTGGGCCTGCTCATGGGCGTGGCGCTGCACGGCGGCATCGCGCTCACGGTGAACGTGGGCCTGTTCAGCTACCTGATGCCCGTCACCTACTTCATCTTCTTCGAGCCCGCTTGGACGGAGTGGGTGATCGACCAGCTGGCGCGGCTCTGCGGCAAGGGCGCGCCCACGGCCGTGATCTACGACGGCAAGTGCGCGGCCTGCGCGCGCGGCGTGGAGACGCTGCGGAGCATGGATCGCTTCGGGAAGCTGGAGCTCGTGGACGTGCGCTCGGGCCAGCTGCCCAAGGCGGCCGAGGCCATCAAGCGCAACGAGCTCGAGGGCTCGCTGCACGCGGTGCTCTCCGATGGAACGCTCGTGGCGGGTTGGCCGGCACTGCGCGCGGCGCTGCGTCGGACGCCGGGCGGCTTCGTCGTCGGCCAGCTCGGCGGGCTCCCGTTCTTCGCCCAGCTTGGCGGCGTCATCTACAGCTGGGCGAGTCAGAATCGGCACGCGCGCGCCAAGGTCGAGGCCTGGACGCCGGAGCTGCCCGCGCTCCGCGCGCCGGTGCTGCCCGTGCCCGAGCGCGTGTACAGGACCTCGCGCGATCTGTTGCAGCTCGCGGCGCTGGTGCTGTTCATCTCCGCGGCCTGGTACGCGTCGCCGCAGCCGGGCCGGCGCTACCTCCCCATGGCCGCCGAGCGCGCCGTGCAGTGGACCAGCATCTGGAACATCTGGGACATGTTCTCGCCCGAGCCGCTGCGCACCGACTACCACCTGCGCGCGCCCGCCGAGTACAGCGACGGCTCCACCGAAGATCTCTTCGGCGGCCCCGTGGACGGCCCGGGCGAGGTTCGCGGCTTCTGGTTCACCCGCTGGTGGAAGTACCTGGAGAACGTGACCCAGGGCGCCAAGGTGATCCAGGAGGAGTGGGCGCGCTGGCAGTGCAAGCAGCACAACTGGGGCGACGGCCCCCGCGAGCACGGCGGCAAGACGCTCTATCGATTCCGCCTGCTGCGCGACAACCAGATCATCCCGCCCATCGGCCAGCCCTGGCCGCCCGTGCAGACCGCGGAGATCGTGAACTGGCGTTGCTTCGACAAGCCCGACGACAAGGGACAGCGTCCGTCCTCGCTGCCGCAGGCCGAGGGCAACAACGCGCCTCCGCCGCGTCCGCCGCTGATCTCGCCGGCGCCGCACTGA
- a CDS encoding sigma-54-dependent Fis family transcriptional regulator → MSSILVIDDHDTMRDGVAQTLMRQGHAVATAKSGEEGVAAFNKSRFDCVITDLRMSGMDGVAVVKALRAKDPDAVVLVMTAFGTVETAVSAMREGAYDFIEKPIKPDLLKASVERALELTRLKRETVLLRARNEALEADAAGKTGGSLEILGQSEPMQKLNAAIARVAQTDATVLIHGESGTGKELVARAIHENSPRKDKPFIAVHCAALAETLLESELFGHEKGAFTGAIRRKLGRFELADGGTLFLDEVGEIPLSMQAKLLRVLQQKEIQRVGGEETVVVDVRLISATHRNLKAEVAKGSFREDLFYRLHIVPLELPALRERPGDITVLAQHFADKHGPRIRRGGLKFSPAALEVLGRHPWPGNVRELENAVEQALVFAEGDEIQVAELPAFLQGAKPATAAAPASGLAVPEGPIDLNQVLEDLERQLIARAFEKAKGVKTETARLLGIKTSALYYKLQKYGFIAADEPQSGSGGT, encoded by the coding sequence GTGAGCTCCATCCTCGTCATCGACGACCACGACACCATGCGCGACGGCGTGGCCCAGACGCTCATGCGCCAGGGTCACGCGGTGGCCACCGCCAAGAGCGGCGAAGAGGGCGTGGCCGCGTTCAACAAGAGCCGCTTCGACTGCGTGATCACCGACCTGCGCATGTCGGGCATGGACGGCGTGGCCGTGGTCAAAGCCCTGCGCGCCAAGGATCCGGACGCTGTCGTCCTGGTGATGACCGCGTTCGGCACGGTGGAGACGGCCGTGTCCGCCATGCGCGAGGGCGCGTACGACTTCATCGAGAAGCCCATCAAGCCGGACCTGCTCAAGGCCAGCGTGGAGCGCGCCCTCGAGCTCACGCGGCTCAAGCGCGAGACCGTGCTCCTGCGCGCGCGCAACGAGGCACTCGAGGCCGACGCCGCGGGGAAGACCGGCGGCAGCCTGGAGATCCTCGGCCAGAGCGAGCCGATGCAGAAGCTCAACGCCGCCATCGCCCGCGTCGCACAGACCGACGCGACGGTGCTCATCCACGGCGAGAGCGGCACCGGCAAGGAGCTCGTGGCGCGCGCCATTCACGAGAACAGCCCGCGCAAGGACAAGCCCTTCATCGCCGTGCACTGCGCGGCGCTCGCGGAGACGCTGCTGGAGAGCGAGCTCTTCGGCCACGAGAAGGGCGCGTTCACCGGCGCCATCCGTCGCAAGCTGGGCCGCTTCGAGCTCGCCGATGGGGGCACGCTGTTCCTCGACGAGGTCGGCGAGATCCCGCTGTCGATGCAGGCCAAGCTCCTGCGTGTGCTGCAGCAGAAGGAGATCCAGCGCGTGGGCGGCGAGGAGACGGTGGTCGTGGACGTGCGGCTCATCTCCGCCACCCACCGCAACCTCAAGGCCGAGGTCGCCAAGGGCAGCTTCCGCGAGGACCTCTTCTACCGCCTGCACATCGTGCCCCTGGAGCTGCCCGCGCTGCGCGAGCGGCCCGGCGACATCACCGTGCTCGCGCAGCACTTCGCCGACAAGCACGGCCCGCGGATCCGCCGCGGCGGACTCAAGTTCTCGCCCGCGGCGCTCGAGGTGCTCGGTCGCCATCCCTGGCCCGGCAACGTGCGCGAGCTGGAGAACGCGGTGGAGCAGGCGCTGGTCTTTGCCGAGGGCGATGAGATCCAGGTCGCGGAGCTGCCCGCGTTTCTGCAAGGCGCCAAGCCCGCGACGGCTGCTGCGCCCGCGAGCGGCCTGGCGGTGCCCGAAGGCCCGATCGATCTCAACCAGGTGCTCGAGGATCTCGAGCGGCAGCTCATCGCGCGCGCGTTCGAGAAGGCCAAGGGCGTGAAGACCGAGACCGCGCGGCTGCTCGGCATCAAGACCAGCGCGCTCTATTACAAGCTCCAGAAGTACGGCTTCATCGCGGCCGACGAGCCCCAATCGGGCTCCGGCGGCACCTGA
- a CDS encoding peptidylprolyl isomerase, translating into MKVAKHTIVGLEYSLHTGDGVIVDASEPGKPLKYLHGMGQIVPGLEKALEGQEVGAESKVVVTPEDGYGPRDEQAVRVVPREAFPPDAPIQAGAEFVVVDENQNQVPLRIEKVDNGTVTVDFNHPLAGKTLHFSVKVTEVRAATEEELQHGHAHGDDGHHH; encoded by the coding sequence TTGAAGGTCGCCAAGCACACCATCGTGGGCCTCGAGTACAGCCTGCACACCGGCGACGGCGTCATCGTCGACGCGTCGGAGCCGGGCAAGCCGCTCAAGTACCTGCACGGCATGGGGCAGATCGTGCCTGGGCTGGAGAAGGCGCTCGAGGGCCAGGAGGTGGGCGCCGAATCGAAGGTCGTGGTCACGCCCGAGGACGGCTACGGTCCGCGCGACGAGCAGGCCGTCCGCGTGGTGCCGCGCGAGGCATTTCCGCCGGACGCGCCCATCCAGGCCGGCGCGGAGTTCGTGGTCGTCGACGAGAACCAGAACCAGGTGCCGCTGCGCATCGAGAAGGTCGACAACGGCACCGTGACCGTGGACTTCAACCACCCGCTCGCCGGCAAGACGCTGCACTTCTCGGTGAAGGTGACCGAGGTGCGCGCCGCGACCGAGGAAGAGCTCCAGCACGGCCACGCGCACGGCGACGACGGGCACCACCATTAA
- a CDS encoding glycoside hydrolase family 1 protein — protein sequence MRTFDLHFNESDARALTARLPTDALAQLQLGAACAGYQCEGGYNGPGEPHNNWGDWEGRPGVAPSGGAARFWDRFEEDVELLARHGLRTFRFSIEWARVTPVRDAAVRADPPLDPAAIARYADILAALHQRQIEPLVTLYHWTHPAHLGPDLWLDPGSPARFASYVKLMLPALLDALEKRGTPPPSRYITLNEPNMFALATYVAARFPHGAGKQGGRAARSSVENQLLAHLAAADAVREVYRARGLAAPKLTFNNNFSAFYRADLFFVDLLLAPAKGVARPELEEYLRSREARFTREFLASEGEIPVARQLLRWGVRGLEGLLRQGVTLQRLSALVDAAYRLEGRAVDYLAFDYYDPFPWNVVGRSTPGNDRGFGPVVDEWEWKPHARGLSVALELYSESAPGLPVWIAENGLATRAVGKHAFPRNDGARRDLFIKAHLYELLRARADGVPVEGYLHWSLWDNYEWGSYQPRFGLLGVDCAGGQVERTGYDAAGVPTMAAYGAIARALRSGDPSLLAVALASTELPSVDPGSRQTG from the coding sequence ATGCGCACCTTCGATCTGCACTTCAATGAGTCCGACGCGCGCGCGCTCACCGCTCGCCTCCCGACCGACGCGCTCGCGCAGCTTCAGCTCGGCGCGGCGTGCGCGGGCTACCAGTGCGAGGGCGGCTACAACGGTCCGGGAGAGCCGCACAACAACTGGGGCGACTGGGAGGGCCGTCCGGGTGTGGCGCCCAGCGGCGGCGCGGCGCGCTTCTGGGACCGCTTCGAAGAAGACGTCGAGCTGCTCGCGCGGCACGGGCTGCGCACGTTCCGGTTCTCCATCGAGTGGGCGCGCGTGACGCCGGTCCGAGACGCGGCCGTGCGCGCGGATCCGCCGCTGGATCCAGCCGCCATCGCCCGCTACGCCGACATCCTCGCGGCGCTGCACCAGCGCCAGATCGAGCCGCTGGTCACGCTGTACCACTGGACGCACCCCGCGCACCTCGGGCCGGATCTCTGGCTGGATCCGGGCTCGCCCGCGCGCTTCGCCAGCTACGTGAAGCTGATGCTGCCCGCGCTCCTCGACGCGCTGGAGAAGCGTGGCACGCCGCCGCCATCGAGATATATCACGTTGAACGAGCCCAACATGTTCGCGCTGGCGACCTATGTCGCGGCGCGGTTTCCGCATGGCGCGGGCAAGCAGGGCGGGCGCGCCGCGCGGAGCAGCGTGGAGAACCAGCTCCTGGCGCACCTGGCGGCGGCCGATGCGGTGCGCGAGGTCTACCGCGCCCGCGGGCTCGCGGCGCCCAAGCTGACCTTCAACAACAACTTCTCGGCGTTCTACCGCGCGGATCTCTTCTTCGTGGACCTGCTGCTCGCGCCGGCGAAGGGCGTCGCGCGGCCGGAGCTCGAGGAATATTTGCGCTCGCGCGAGGCGCGCTTCACGCGCGAGTTCCTGGCGAGCGAGGGCGAGATCCCCGTGGCGCGGCAGCTTCTGCGCTGGGGCGTGCGCGGGCTCGAGGGCTTGTTGCGCCAAGGCGTGACGCTGCAGCGGCTGAGCGCGCTCGTGGATGCCGCGTATCGCCTCGAGGGACGCGCGGTCGACTACCTCGCGTTCGACTACTACGACCCGTTCCCCTGGAACGTCGTCGGTCGCTCGACGCCCGGCAACGATCGCGGCTTCGGGCCGGTGGTCGACGAGTGGGAGTGGAAGCCGCACGCGCGCGGGCTCTCGGTGGCGCTCGAGCTCTACTCCGAAAGCGCGCCGGGTCTTCCCGTTTGGATCGCCGAGAACGGCCTGGCCACGCGCGCGGTGGGCAAGCACGCCTTCCCGCGCAACGACGGCGCGCGCCGCGACCTGTTCATCAAGGCGCACCTCTACGAGCTCTTGCGTGCGCGCGCCGACGGCGTTCCCGTCGAGGGCTACCTGCACTGGAGCCTCTGGGACAACTACGAGTGGGGCAGCTACCAGCCGCGCTTCGGGCTCCTCGGCGTGGACTGCGCGGGCGGCCAGGTGGAGCGCACCGGCTACGACGCCGCGGGTGTGCCCACGATGGCCGCGTACGGCGCCATCGCGCGGGCGCTCCGGTCTGGAGATCCGAGCCTGCTCGCCGTGGCGCTCGCGAGCACCGAGCTGCCGAGCGTGGATCCCGGGTCGCGTCAGACGGGCTAG
- a CDS encoding M15 family metallopeptidase — protein sequence MNALVLALALAADPVGSGLVDVHDAVPRAVLEMHYATPDNFLHKAVYAHARCLLRADVAEALNRVEARLEKDGFRLKLWDCYRPLSVQRAMWKLVPVKGLVADPEHGGSHHNRGTAIDASLVDLDGKDIAMPTKHDDFTKAGRRDAACADPKACEHKAKLRAAMEAEGFTTIRTEWWHFDAQGADHAPLLDEPL from the coding sequence ATGAACGCGCTCGTGCTCGCGCTCGCGCTGGCCGCGGATCCGGTTGGATCCGGATTGGTCGACGTGCACGACGCGGTGCCGCGCGCGGTGCTGGAGATGCACTACGCCACGCCCGACAACTTCCTGCACAAGGCGGTCTACGCGCACGCCCGCTGCCTCCTGCGCGCCGATGTCGCTGAAGCGCTGAACAGGGTCGAGGCGCGCCTGGAGAAGGACGGCTTCCGGCTCAAGCTTTGGGACTGCTACCGGCCGCTCTCGGTGCAGCGCGCGATGTGGAAGCTGGTGCCGGTGAAGGGCCTCGTGGCGGATCCGGAGCACGGCGGCTCGCACCACAACCGCGGCACGGCGATCGACGCGTCGCTGGTGGATCTGGATGGCAAGGACATCGCCATGCCCACCAAGCACGACGACTTCACCAAGGCCGGCCGCCGCGACGCCGCGTGTGCGGATCCGAAGGCCTGCGAGCACAAGGCCAAGCTCCGCGCCGCGATGGAGGCCGAAGGCTTCACGACGATTCGCACCGAGTGGTGGCACTTCGACGCCCAAGGTGCCGATCACGCGCCGTTGCTGGATGAGCCGCTCTAG
- the queC gene encoding 7-cyano-7-deazaguanine synthase QueC, with protein MSARKKKPAVVLLSGGLDSATCLAIAHAQRFDAHALTIDYGQRHRAELAQAARVAKAMGAKTHRVVKLDLRAIGGSALTADIAVPKDKLGESGIPITYVPARNTVFLALALGLAEVLGSRDLFIGANDVDYSGYPDCRPAFIREFEKLANLATAAGVAGARFRVHAPLLRLSKSQIIRKGIALGVDYGLTHSCYDPDKRGRACGHCDSCLLRKRGFEAAKVADPTVYAP; from the coding sequence GTGAGCGCGCGAAAGAAGAAGCCGGCGGTGGTGCTGCTCTCGGGCGGGCTCGACTCCGCCACGTGCCTGGCCATCGCCCACGCCCAGCGCTTCGACGCGCATGCGCTCACCATCGACTACGGACAGCGTCACCGCGCGGAGCTCGCCCAGGCCGCGCGCGTGGCCAAGGCGATGGGCGCCAAGACCCACCGGGTGGTGAAGCTGGATCTGCGCGCCATCGGCGGCTCGGCGCTCACGGCGGACATCGCCGTGCCCAAGGACAAGCTCGGCGAGAGCGGCATCCCCATCACCTACGTGCCCGCGCGGAACACGGTGTTCCTCGCGCTCGCGCTCGGGCTCGCCGAGGTGCTGGGCTCGCGCGATCTCTTCATCGGCGCGAACGACGTCGACTACTCGGGCTACCCCGACTGCCGGCCCGCGTTCATCCGCGAGTTCGAGAAGCTGGCGAACCTGGCGACGGCGGCGGGCGTCGCGGGCGCGCGCTTCCGGGTGCACGCGCCGCTGTTGCGATTGTCGAAGTCGCAGATCATCCGCAAGGGCATCGCGCTCGGCGTGGACTACGGCCTCACCCACAGCTGCTACGACCCGGACAAGCGCGGCCGCGCCTGCGGACACTGCGACTCGTGCCTGTTGCGCAAGCGCGGCTTCGAGGCGGCCAAGGTCGCCGATCCCACGGTGTACGCGCCATGA